In one window of Virgibacillus proomii DNA:
- a CDS encoding anti-sigma factor domain-containing protein yields MKRGIIMEQHRNYMIVLTRDGAFYKAIPIEGGKVGSEVAFKPFPIYKRSMLAFWGSDRIFLRFFIFISIILLFVFPFYFAVEKHKTFAYVGIDINPSIEFGVNEDFSVQSIRTINDEAELVVAELSEYKNKQLKEVVQMFIDKTEETGLINNKRQMLVGVSLLENADNRIVDNMMKDLPVQQSEWEIAMFYVPKEIREKAEASEMSMNELMATTLLEETTIPAEESKLDEKDKAIIQSFYSL; encoded by the coding sequence GTGAAAAGAGGGATTATCATGGAACAGCATCGCAATTATATGATAGTGCTCACAAGAGATGGCGCCTTTTACAAAGCAATTCCGATAGAAGGGGGAAAAGTTGGATCGGAAGTTGCCTTTAAGCCATTTCCCATCTATAAGCGTTCCATGTTAGCATTTTGGGGGAGCGATCGTATTTTTTTGCGTTTTTTTATATTTATTAGTATTATTTTATTGTTTGTCTTCCCCTTTTATTTTGCAGTGGAAAAACATAAGACTTTCGCTTATGTGGGCATCGATATCAATCCCAGCATTGAATTTGGAGTAAATGAGGATTTTTCTGTTCAATCTATTCGAACGATTAATGATGAAGCTGAGCTGGTTGTTGCAGAGCTTAGTGAATATAAAAATAAGCAGTTAAAAGAAGTTGTCCAGATGTTTATAGATAAAACAGAGGAGACAGGATTGATTAATAACAAAAGACAAATGCTTGTAGGGGTTAGTTTACTGGAAAATGCTGATAATAGGATAGTTGATAATATGATGAAAGATTTACCGGTTCAACAATCCGAATGGGAGATAGCGATGTTTTATGTTCCAAAAGAAATAAGAGAAAAAGCGGAAGCATCTGAGATGTCGATGAATGAATTAATGGCAACGACATTGTTGGAGGAAACGACGATACCTGCTGAAGAATCAAAGTTGGATGAAAAGGATAAAGCAATTATTCAATCTTTTTATAGTTTATAA
- a CDS encoding YhdB family protein: MDIPDYDKALYYTLWGHWDDLLVLMVRTNDDILSKRIQQFLHAFHYSLDERKILESHDNLLYYLDHAMKYDPPVTMKI, encoded by the coding sequence ATGGATATTCCTGATTATGATAAAGCACTTTACTATACACTTTGGGGACATTGGGACGATTTACTTGTTCTAATGGTACGAACAAACGATGATATTCTTTCCAAAAGAATTCAGCAGTTTCTTCACGCATTCCACTATTCTCTGGATGAACGGAAAATTTTAGAGTCACACGACAATCTGCTTTATTATTTGGATCATGCAATGAAATATGATCCTCCAGTTACCATGAAAATATAA
- the sigI gene encoding RNA polymerase sigma-I factor, producing MVHKSVNDLPLEELVQLVQEGDQTVQNYLLKTYQPFIAKCASEVCKRYIDPKKDDEFSIALSAFNEAVLSYNRERGSSFLAFAKLVIKRKIIDYIRYMQKRPAAISLDETYDAELMENPTEIVAVKRQYQLEQDAWYRREEILDYKEKLKKYKLSLAELPEVSPKHRDARESAIRTAKILFDDEKLRAYVLKKRKLPIKELVKKVDVSKKTLERNRKYILAVFIVLSGDYLYLKDYLKVVK from the coding sequence ATGGTACATAAATCCGTAAATGATTTACCCCTAGAAGAGCTGGTTCAATTAGTTCAGGAAGGTGATCAAACCGTACAAAACTATTTATTGAAAACGTATCAGCCTTTTATTGCTAAATGTGCATCAGAGGTATGTAAACGATATATTGATCCTAAAAAAGATGATGAGTTTAGCATAGCGCTTTCCGCTTTTAATGAGGCTGTTTTGTCGTATAATCGAGAAAGGGGGAGTTCGTTTTTAGCGTTTGCCAAATTAGTAATTAAGCGTAAAATTATCGATTATATTCGATATATGCAAAAGCGTCCTGCTGCTATATCTCTTGATGAAACGTATGATGCAGAACTGATGGAGAACCCGACGGAAATAGTTGCAGTAAAGCGGCAATATCAATTAGAACAAGATGCATGGTATCGAAGAGAAGAAATTCTAGATTATAAGGAGAAACTGAAAAAATATAAATTAAGCTTAGCTGAATTGCCTGAAGTGTCGCCTAAACATCGAGATGCCCGTGAATCAGCTATTCGCACTGCAAAAATCCTTTTTGATGATGAAAAATTAAGGGCATATGTGTTAAAAAAACGGAAGCTGCCAATAAAGGAACTGGTTAAAAAGGTCGATGTTAGTAAAAAAACATTAGAGCGAAATAGAAAATATATTTTAGCTGTTTTTATTGTGCTCTCCGGAGATTACTTATATTTAAAAGACTATTTAAAGGTGGTGAAGTAG
- a CDS encoding YhcN/YlaJ family sporulation lipoprotein, which yields MKVKLFSFIAVLSLVLTGCMNADDNNNDNNNQDAKNDNVEQTRYNNTGGAMNGNRDYEMRRDAERDQENDNDNNRYDVSEEAAERITREVDEIDQAYVLTLDDNAYVAAQLDTNDANVENKNTGNNTANNTNNVDKGDELTDEVKSRIKEVVQSVDNDIDNVYVSTNPDFLNLTQNYAEDVEKGEPVEGFFDQFGNMIERLFPQNR from the coding sequence ATGAAGGTCAAATTATTTTCTTTCATAGCTGTTCTTAGCTTGGTATTAACAGGTTGTATGAATGCAGATGATAATAATAATGATAATAATAATCAGGATGCTAAAAACGATAACGTAGAGCAAACAAGGTATAACAATACAGGCGGGGCTATGAATGGCAACCGTGATTATGAGATGAGAAGAGATGCTGAACGAGATCAGGAAAATGATAATGATAATAATCGTTATGATGTATCGGAAGAAGCTGCAGAGAGAATTACAAGAGAAGTTGATGAAATTGATCAGGCCTATGTTCTTACTTTAGATGATAATGCCTATGTTGCTGCACAGTTGGATACCAATGATGCAAACGTAGAAAATAAAAATACCGGAAACAATACAGCGAATAATACCAACAATGTCGATAAGGGCGATGAATTGACGGATGAAGTGAAATCTAGAATTAAAGAGGTTGTTCAATCGGTTGACAACGATATCGATAATGTATATGTCTCAACGAACCCAGACTTTCTTAATTTAACGCAAAACTATGCAGAAGATGTGGAAAAAGGCGAACCAGTTGAGGGATTTTTTGATCAATTTGGAAATATGATTGAAAGATTGTTTCCACAAAATCGCTAA